A DNA window from Labilithrix sp. contains the following coding sequences:
- a CDS encoding trypsin-like peptidase domain-containing protein has translation MLRRFFVPTFALLTLTAPAFAQEKKKADKPPTPQAAVAAKAEAQKLSDGFVSVAEKVSPAVVQIEVTVHEENEGLRFFGRKEDTPIARGTGSGVVFTPEGAILTNNHVIDHALTINVRLRDGRLLSAKLLGRDPATDLAVVKVDAMGLTAAKFADSDAARVGEWVVAIGSPFGLGYTVTTGVLSAKGRGGLGMNQIEDYLQTDASINPGNSGGPLCDLNGNVLGINTMVVGRGAGIGFAVPSSLAKRVAEQILKTGKVERAWIGVGIQDLTPELASALKLPDARAGVLVNSVNDGGPAAKANIKPGDVIAAVGGKKVTDGRELVRELINHEIGQTVSLEIVRDGKHYGSSTTLAARQEAAVPPLPVQSQGVPQSGLGLSVRDLTAAQAQQLGVGVRPVPVVTSVTPGSSADRAGLKPGDVIIEADGTADPNASQLAAAAKDGQLLLRVRRRDQSFYAAMKK, from the coding sequence CCGCTCCGGCGTTCGCGCAGGAGAAGAAGAAGGCGGACAAACCGCCCACACCGCAGGCCGCGGTCGCGGCGAAGGCGGAGGCGCAGAAGCTCTCCGACGGGTTCGTCTCCGTCGCCGAGAAGGTGAGCCCCGCGGTGGTGCAGATCGAGGTCACGGTCCACGAGGAGAACGAGGGGCTCCGCTTCTTCGGGCGCAAGGAGGACACGCCGATCGCGCGCGGCACGGGCTCGGGCGTCGTCTTCACGCCCGAGGGCGCGATCCTCACGAACAACCACGTCATCGATCACGCCCTGACGATCAATGTCCGCCTCCGCGACGGGCGCCTCCTCTCCGCGAAGCTCCTCGGCCGCGATCCCGCGACCGATCTCGCGGTGGTCAAGGTCGACGCGATGGGCCTCACCGCCGCGAAGTTCGCGGACTCCGACGCCGCGCGCGTCGGCGAGTGGGTCGTCGCGATCGGCTCGCCGTTCGGGCTCGGCTACACGGTGACGACCGGCGTGCTCTCGGCGAAGGGCCGCGGCGGCCTCGGCATGAACCAGATCGAGGACTACCTGCAGACCGACGCGAGCATCAACCCCGGCAACTCCGGCGGTCCGCTCTGCGACCTGAACGGCAACGTCCTCGGCATCAACACGATGGTCGTCGGCCGCGGCGCGGGCATCGGCTTCGCGGTCCCCTCCAGCCTCGCGAAGCGGGTGGCGGAGCAGATCTTGAAGACGGGCAAGGTCGAGCGCGCGTGGATCGGGGTCGGCATCCAGGACCTCACGCCGGAGCTCGCGTCGGCGCTGAAGCTCCCCGACGCGCGCGCGGGGGTGCTCGTGAACTCGGTGAACGACGGCGGCCCCGCCGCGAAGGCGAACATCAAGCCGGGCGACGTCATCGCGGCGGTGGGGGGCAAGAAGGTGACGGACGGGCGCGAGCTCGTGCGCGAGCTGATCAACCACGAGATCGGCCAGACGGTGTCGCTCGAGATCGTGCGCGACGGCAAGCACTACGGCTCGAGCACGACGCTCGCGGCGCGCCAGGAGGCGGCCGTGCCGCCGCTGCCGGTGCAGTCGCAGGGCGTGCCGCAGTCGGGCCTCGGCCTGAGCGTCCGCGACCTGACCGCGGCGCAGGCGCAGCAGCTCGGCGTCGGCGTGCGGCCGGTGCCGGTGGTGACGAGCGTGACGCCGGGCTCCTCGGCCGATCGCGCGGGCCTCAAGCCGGGCGACGTGATCATCGAAGCCGACGGCACCGCGGACCCGAACGCCTCGCAGCTCGCGGCCGCCGCGAAGGACGGCCAGCTCCTCCTCCGCGTCCGCCGCCGCGACCAGAGCTTCTACGCCGCGATGAAGAAATGA
- the aroB gene encoding 3-dehydroquinate synthase: MRSVVLSGFMATGKSTVGQLVAQDLGLPFIDTDDLIAKAAGKPVGEVFAEEGEAKFRDREVDFILPLLDDGIPRVLSFGGGAVTVPRIRHAALEAATVVTLTASAETIAERVTSVSERPALGARSKIDRVRDMLALRAEVYGECHGTIATDGRTPTDIAAEVVRIATHDAIAVPLGARSYAVELGNSAPAMLTETLRALAPSSVVVVTDENVIAARGPWLDSALATLDVPCTKVVLTPGEEHKTLAAVSKIWDAALGAGVDRRAVVLAFGGGVVGDLAGFAASTLLRGVRCVQIATSLLAMVDSSVGGKTGFDHAAGKNLLGAFFQPTRVLLDLEHLVTLSDRHRSAGLAEVVKIALVRDPPLLDLLETKGHAIALGDSTVLRDVVRAAVCAKMRVVREDEHETGVRALLNLGHTVGHALESHGAYKRWIHGEAVAIGTVLELQATERLGLTPPGTSERAAALLTRFGLPTTCTHADVTAAWPYVLSDKKRARSKVKLPIVTGWGAAHVQPIELDTLKDALGVTT; encoded by the coding sequence ATGCGCTCCGTCGTCTTGAGCGGGTTCATGGCGACGGGCAAGAGCACCGTCGGCCAGCTCGTCGCGCAGGACCTCGGGCTGCCGTTCATCGACACCGACGACCTGATCGCGAAGGCGGCGGGCAAGCCCGTCGGCGAGGTCTTCGCGGAGGAGGGGGAGGCGAAGTTCCGCGACCGCGAGGTCGACTTCATCCTCCCGCTCCTCGACGACGGGATCCCGCGCGTGCTCTCCTTCGGCGGCGGCGCGGTGACCGTGCCGCGGATCCGCCACGCCGCGCTCGAGGCCGCCACCGTCGTCACGCTCACCGCGAGCGCGGAGACGATCGCGGAGCGCGTCACGTCGGTGTCGGAGCGCCCCGCCCTCGGCGCGCGTTCGAAGATCGATCGCGTGCGCGACATGCTCGCGCTCCGCGCCGAGGTCTACGGCGAGTGCCACGGCACGATCGCGACCGACGGGCGGACGCCGACCGACATCGCGGCGGAGGTCGTCCGCATCGCGACGCACGACGCGATCGCGGTGCCGCTCGGCGCGCGCTCCTACGCGGTGGAGCTCGGCAACAGCGCGCCGGCGATGTTGACCGAGACGCTGCGCGCGCTCGCGCCGTCGAGCGTCGTCGTCGTCACGGACGAGAACGTCATCGCCGCGCGCGGCCCCTGGCTCGACTCCGCGCTCGCCACCCTCGACGTGCCCTGCACGAAGGTCGTCCTCACCCCGGGCGAGGAGCACAAGACGCTCGCGGCGGTCTCGAAGATCTGGGACGCGGCGCTCGGGGCGGGGGTCGATCGACGCGCGGTCGTCCTCGCGTTCGGCGGCGGCGTCGTCGGCGACCTCGCCGGCTTCGCCGCCTCCACGCTCCTGCGGGGCGTGCGATGTGTGCAGATTGCAACCAGCCTGCTGGCGATGGTCGACTCCTCGGTCGGCGGCAAGACCGGCTTCGATCACGCGGCGGGCAAGAACCTCCTCGGCGCGTTCTTCCAGCCGACGCGCGTGCTCCTCGATCTCGAGCACCTCGTCACGCTGTCGGATCGCCATCGCTCGGCCGGGCTCGCGGAGGTAGTGAAGATCGCGCTCGTCCGCGATCCGCCGCTCCTCGATCTGCTCGAGACGAAGGGCCACGCGATCGCGCTCGGCGACAGCACGGTGCTGCGCGACGTCGTGCGCGCCGCGGTCTGCGCAAAGATGCGCGTCGTCCGCGAGGACGAGCACGAGACGGGCGTGCGCGCGCTCCTGAACCTCGGCCACACGGTGGGCCACGCGCTCGAGTCGCACGGCGCGTACAAGCGCTGGATCCACGGGGAGGCGGTCGCGATCGGCACCGTCCTCGAGCTCCAGGCGACGGAGCGCCTCGGCCTCACGCCGCCCGGCACGTCGGAGCGCGCCGCGGCCCTCCTGACCCGCTTCGGCCTCCCGACGACGTGCACGCACGCCGACGTGACGGCGGCGTGGCCCTACGTGCTGAGCGACAAGAAGCGCGCGCGATCGAAGGTGAAGCTCCCGATCGTCACCGGCTGGGGCGCGGCGCACGTGCAGCCGATCGAGCTCGACACCCTAAAGGACGCGCTCGGCGTCACCACGTGA
- the aroC gene encoding chorismate synthase, whose product MSRLRWITTGESHGPKLVSVVEGIPAGLSLLAEHVDVHLARRQRGYGRGGRMKIETDRVEFTGGVRGGETLGSPIAMTVVNKDHQSWLDRMAPAPMAETPEPLTRPRPGHADLSGGLKYDRHDLRDILERASARETASRTAVGAVCRRVLEEVGIEVLAHVVSIGDVEAQRFAHDFEEMKTIARKSDLACLDPDAEQRMKEAIHAAAHAGDTLGGVFEVVAVGVMPGLGSHTQWDRKLDGRLAQALCSIQAIKAVEIGDGWQAAKTRGSQVHDAIEYDADAKKKWRRPTNRAGGLEGGITNGEPVVVRAAMKPIATLKKALPSVDVVSKEAFDAAHERSDICAVAAASIVGEAMVAITLCDALLEKFGADSMRELKRNVDGYRAQLAEY is encoded by the coding sequence ATGTCACGATTGCGGTGGATCACCACGGGCGAGTCGCACGGGCCGAAGCTCGTGTCGGTCGTCGAAGGCATTCCGGCGGGCCTCTCCCTCCTCGCCGAGCACGTCGACGTGCACCTCGCGCGCCGCCAGCGCGGGTACGGGCGCGGCGGGCGGATGAAGATCGAGACCGACCGCGTCGAGTTCACCGGCGGCGTCCGCGGGGGCGAGACGCTCGGCTCGCCGATCGCGATGACGGTCGTGAACAAGGACCATCAGAGCTGGCTCGATCGCATGGCGCCGGCGCCGATGGCGGAGACGCCGGAGCCGCTCACGCGCCCGCGCCCCGGTCACGCCGACCTCTCCGGCGGCCTCAAATACGATCGCCACGACCTCCGCGACATCCTCGAGCGCGCGAGCGCGCGCGAGACGGCGTCCCGCACCGCGGTCGGCGCGGTCTGCCGGCGCGTCCTCGAGGAGGTGGGGATCGAGGTCCTCGCCCACGTCGTCTCGATCGGCGACGTGGAGGCGCAGCGCTTCGCGCACGACTTCGAGGAGATGAAGACGATCGCGCGGAAGAGCGACCTCGCCTGCCTCGATCCCGACGCCGAGCAGCGGATGAAGGAGGCGATCCACGCCGCCGCGCACGCGGGCGACACGCTCGGCGGCGTCTTCGAGGTCGTCGCGGTGGGCGTGATGCCGGGCCTCGGCTCGCACACGCAGTGGGACCGGAAGCTCGACGGCCGTCTCGCGCAGGCGCTCTGCTCGATCCAGGCGATCAAGGCGGTCGAGATCGGCGACGGCTGGCAGGCGGCGAAGACGCGCGGCTCGCAGGTGCACGACGCGATCGAGTACGACGCGGACGCGAAGAAGAAGTGGCGGCGCCCCACGAACCGCGCCGGCGGCCTCGAAGGTGGGATCACGAACGGCGAGCCGGTCGTCGTGCGCGCGGCGATGAAGCCGATCGCGACGCTCAAGAAGGCGCTCCCGAGCGTCGACGTCGTTTCGAAGGAGGCCTTCGACGCCGCGCACGAGCGGAGCGACATCTGCGCCGTCGCCGCCGCGTCGATCGTCGGCGAGGCGATGGTCGCGATCACGCTCTGCGACGCGCTCCTCGAGAAGTTCGGCGCCGACTCGATGCGCGAGCTGAAGCGCAACGTCGACGGCTACCGCGCGCAGCTGGCGGAGTATTGA
- a CDS encoding YggU family protein, giving the protein MLFRTVPPIPVSEKDFALRFEVHARPGAKRSAFKGIRGDAVEVAIGAPPVDGAANEELVRFLARELGVPRKNVEIVRGQTSKTKLVSVTGLDRETLHARLTVVSSSGK; this is encoded by the coding sequence ATGCTCTTTCGTACTGTGCCCCCGATCCCGGTCAGCGAGAAGGACTTCGCCCTGCGGTTCGAAGTCCACGCGCGGCCGGGGGCGAAGCGGAGCGCGTTCAAGGGGATCCGCGGCGATGCGGTCGAGGTCGCCATCGGCGCGCCGCCGGTGGACGGCGCGGCGAACGAGGAGCTCGTCCGCTTCCTCGCGCGGGAGCTCGGGGTGCCCAGGAAGAACGTGGAAATCGTCCGTGGCCAGACGTCGAAGACCAAGCTCGTGAGCGTGACCGGGCTCGATCGTGAGACCCTCCACGCTCGGCTAACGGTGGTATCTTCCTCCGGCAAATGA